GTGCCACACGGGCTCAGGAAGACAAGAGGTCGGCCGGAAGCCAGAACTTTCTGAAAGGTGCTCTCTCTAACCTGGTGGCAGGATGAGCCGCAGGACGAAACATCCTGGTTTGGCTGACGGCTGCAGTTCTCGAAGGCCGTTCGGCGGGCTGGTTCCAGGTACTCGCCCTGGCGGTAAAGAGCCAGACGAAAGTTTCTCAGCAAGGGGTTCCGGCCGAGATGATCCAGCAAGTCCCGCAGGTTAATCGAACCTGGATCTGATTGCCGCTCCATAGATGCGCCCTGCCCTCTCTGGGTGATGGGATGTATTAAAATACATCGTTCAGGAGGACAAAGCAAATACTGTTCCTGTCTTTTCCTGCCTCAGACGACTTTTTCCCTGGCCGGAAAAAACAAAAAAGGGGCACCCAGGCAGAGGCCCGAGAGGAGCGGACAAACGATTGATTCTGGGATTCTTTTTTGGGGGAGGTTTTGCCGGCGTGGCGGCGGCTCGGTGGTCGGTGCCGACGGCCAGGAAGGTGAACGGAGGCTGAGCAGGAGAGGGGGGAAGAGGTTCTCCTCCACAAGAGGTGTTTATATGCCCGACAAGTGGGGCTTATCACCATGTCCGTCCGCCTGGGCCGCAGCGTTTTCCTGACCCGCGGACACGGCCCCGGTTCGCCACGCCTCCAGGTCCTGCAAAGCCCTCTCCGCCATGGCCAGGCGGCGGTCGGCCCGTTTCATTTTACGTCCCTCCAGGGGCGGAAAGAGGCCATAGTTGACATTCATCGGCTGGAAGTCTTCCGGGCTGGAGTCGGCCAGATGGGAGAGAAGGGCGCCCAGGCCCGTGGTCGACGGCGGCAGAGGCAGGGGGGCGCCCTGTGTCCAGCGCGGCGCGAAGAGGCCGGCGAGAAAACCCATGGCGGCCGATTCGACATACCCCTCCACCCCGGTGATCTGGCCGGCAAAGAAGATTCGCGGATCCTGGCGGAGCTGCAGGCTGCGGGTGAGACAGGTCGGTGCGTTGATAAAGGTATTGCGATGGACACTGCCCAGACGGGCGAAGCGGGCCTGCTGCAGGCCGGGGATGGTGCGGAAGATACGGCGCTGCTCGGGATAGGTCAGCTTGGTCTGGAAACCGACGATGTTGTAGAGGCTGGCATGGCGATCATCCTGCCGCAGCTGAATGACAGCAAAAGGCTCCCGGCCGGTGCGGGGATCGGGCAGGCCGACGGGCTTCATGGGGCCAAAGGCCAGGGTCATCTCGCCGCGCTGCGCCATCTCCTCGATGGGCATGCAGCCTTCGAAATGAATCATCTTTTCGAAGTCACGGGCCGGCACCTTGTCCGCCTCTTTGAGGGCGGCGACGAAGGTGCGGTACTGGGCCTCATCCAGGGGGCAGTTGACGTAGTCGTCTCCCCCCTTACCGTAGCGCGAGGCACGCCAGGCCTGGCTGAAATCGATGGAGTCCGCCTCGACGATGGGGGCGATGGCGTCGTAGAAATAGAGATGGGCGGCGCCGGTGCGACGGGCGATATCCTGCGACAGCGCCTCGGAGGTCAAAGGGCCGGAAGCGACGATGACGGTGCCGGTCTCGGGGAGGCTGGTGATCTCCTCCCGGCGCAGTTCGATGAGGGGGTGGGCCATGATTCGGTCGGTGATGGTGGCGGAGAAAGCCTCGCGGTCGACGGCGAGCGCGCCGCCGGCAGGCACGGCGGTGGCGTCGGCGGCCGCCATGAACAGGGTGCCGCAGCGGCGCAGCTCCTCTTTGAGGCAGCCGACCGCGTTGTTCATGCCGGTGCCGCGCAGGCTGTTGGAGCAGACCAGTTCGGCCAGATGGGGGGACTGGTGGGCCGGCGAAAAGCGCTGCGGCTTCATTTCGTGCAGGATGACCGGCGTGCCCTGCTGGGCTACCTGCCAGGCCGCTTCGCAGCCGGCCAGGCCGGCGCCGATGATATGTAGGCGATTCATGTCGTCCATGGGTTCCCTCTGGCCGGTATGCGGCCGGGCCGTGCTGGGCAAACAGGAAAGCCGGACCCGAAGGCCCGGCTCGTCAAGCTAGCGGGTTTAGCTGCCTCAGGAATCTTTGCCTGATTTTTTGGCCGGTGCCTTCTTGGCCGGGGCCTTTTTGGCGGCAGGCTTCTTGGAGGCCGCTTTTTTGGCCGGGGCGGCCTTTTCCTTCTTCTCCGGTTCGACCAGCACCAGCTTGTAATCGCAGTTTTCCGTGGGGCATTTGCGGTACGTGCCGTAGCGTTTGGTCACCTTTTCGACGATGACCGGATAGCCGCATTGGGGGCAGGGCTCGTCGATGGGCTGATCCCAGAGGGCGTATTTGCACTTGGGGTAACGGTTGCAGGAGTAGAAGATCTTGCCGTAGCGGCTCTTCTTCTCCATCAGTTCCCCTTCCTTGCAGTCGGGGCAGGTAATACCCAGGGCCTTGGGTTTGACCAGCGGCTGGATGTTCTTGCACTCGGGATAGGCGCTGCAGGCGAGAAACTTGCCGTAGCGGCCATCCTTGATGAGCATGGGGGCGCCGCACTTGTCGCACTTTTCCTCCGACATCACCGGCTCTTCGCGCTCTTCGGCCGACAGGGGTTCGGTGTGCCGGCAGTCGGGGAAGCCGGAGCAGGCGTAGAATTTGCCGGCCCGGCCGAGCTTGATGACCAGTTCCTTGCCGCACTCGGGGCAGGTGCGGTCGGTCTTTTCGGTGGTGACGTCTTCCTTGCTGACCTCCTGCTCCTTCTGGCGTAGCAGGGCGATGAAGGGTTCCCAGAAGTCCTTGAGCACCGGCCGCCATTTTTCCTCGCCGCGGGAGATGGCGTCGAGGTCCTCTTCCAGTTTGGCGGTGAAGTCGTAGTCGACATACTGGGCAAAGTGGTTGACCAGCAGATCGTTGACCACGCGGCCGACATCCTCGACAAAGAAGGTGCGCTTTTCCAGGCGCACGTACTTGCGGGTGACCAGCGTGTTCATGATGGAGGCGTAGGTGGAAGGCCGGCCGATGCCGTATTCCTCCAGGGTCTTGACCAGACTCGCCTCGGTGAAGCGGGCCGGCGGCTGGGTGAAGTGCTGCTCGGGGGTCACCTCGCGGCGCACCACGGCCTCTCCCAGCGCCAGGGCCGGCAGAGAGCCGGCTTCGGCCTCTTCGGCGTCGTCCGTGCCCTCGATATAGAGCTTCATGAAACCGGGGAAACGGATGACCTGTCCGGTGGCGCGCAGGATGAAGCGCGGGCCGGCGGCGATATCCACCGTGGTGGCGTCGAGAATGGCGGCGGCCATCTGCGAGGCCACGGTCCGGGTCCAGATCAGATGATAGAGGCGGTACTGGTCCGAAGAGAGATACCGCTTGAGCTGGTCGGGGGTGTTGGAGACCAGGGTCGGGCGGATCGCTTCGTGGGCCTCCTGGGCATTCTTGGCCTTGTTTTTGAAGGTTCGCGGGGCGGCCAAGGCGTATTCCTGGCCGAAGAGCTGGGTGATGACCTCGCGGGCCTCGGTCGTCGCCACTTCCGACAGGGCGACGGAGTCCGTAC
The sequence above is a segment of the Desulfuromonas sp. KJ2020 genome. Coding sequences within it:
- the trmFO gene encoding methylenetetrahydrofolate--tRNA-(uracil(54)-C(5))-methyltransferase (FADH(2)-oxidizing) TrmFO; translated protein: MNRLHIIGAGLAGCEAAWQVAQQGTPVILHEMKPQRFSPAHQSPHLAELVCSNSLRGTGMNNAVGCLKEELRRCGTLFMAAADATAVPAGGALAVDREAFSATITDRIMAHPLIELRREEITSLPETGTVIVASGPLTSEALSQDIARRTGAAHLYFYDAIAPIVEADSIDFSQAWRASRYGKGGDDYVNCPLDEAQYRTFVAALKEADKVPARDFEKMIHFEGCMPIEEMAQRGEMTLAFGPMKPVGLPDPRTGREPFAVIQLRQDDRHASLYNIVGFQTKLTYPEQRRIFRTIPGLQQARFARLGSVHRNTFINAPTCLTRSLQLRQDPRIFFAGQITGVEGYVESAAMGFLAGLFAPRWTQGAPLPLPPSTTGLGALLSHLADSSPEDFQPMNVNYGLFPPLEGRKMKRADRRLAMAERALQDLEAWRTGAVSAGQENAAAQADGHGDKPHLSGI
- the topA gene encoding type I DNA topoisomerase: MSRSLVIVESPAKAKTIEKFLGPGFKVLASYGHVRALPSKQGSVDVEHDFQPRYQVLPESRKQIDLLKKEVEKSDELILATDLDREGEAIAWHLLKALDIDEDSSAPKVRRVTFHEITKDAIQKAMAEPRTIAKDLVDAQQARSILDYLVGFNLSPFLWKKIRYGLSAGRVQSVALRLICEREKEIESFEAREYWTIEARLESTGGQAFAARLFSVDGEKLDKFAISNETQAKELVSALIQENCQVADLVQKQKRRNPAPPFTTSTLQQEASRKLGFSARKTMSTAQKLYEGIDIGEGSVGLITYMRTDSVALSEVATTEAREVITQLFGQEYALAAPRTFKNKAKNAQEAHEAIRPTLVSNTPDQLKRYLSSDQYRLYHLIWTRTVASQMAAAILDATTVDIAAGPRFILRATGQVIRFPGFMKLYIEGTDDAEEAEAGSLPALALGEAVVRREVTPEQHFTQPPARFTEASLVKTLEEYGIGRPSTYASIMNTLVTRKYVRLEKRTFFVEDVGRVVNDLLVNHFAQYVDYDFTAKLEEDLDAISRGEEKWRPVLKDFWEPFIALLRQKEQEVSKEDVTTEKTDRTCPECGKELVIKLGRAGKFYACSGFPDCRHTEPLSAEEREEPVMSEEKCDKCGAPMLIKDGRYGKFLACSAYPECKNIQPLVKPKALGITCPDCKEGELMEKKSRYGKIFYSCNRYPKCKYALWDQPIDEPCPQCGYPVIVEKVTKRYGTYRKCPTENCDYKLVLVEPEKKEKAAPAKKAASKKPAAKKAPAKKAPAKKSGKDS